A stretch of DNA from Microbacterium croceum:
CTGGCTGGGGCGCGCTTCCCGCGCTGGTTCTGGGCAGCTTTCGGTGTGGGGATCACCTTTGCGTTCGGACTCGTCTGCTGGTTGATCGGCCAGAGCCTGTACGACTTGTTCGTCCTGTGCCCGTGGTGCATGGTCACCTGGGCCGTCACGATCCCGACATTCTTCGCCACGATGCTGCACCTCACGCGCAACGGAACCTTCACCAGCAACGAGAAGGCCCAGGCTCGTGCAGACAAGCTGATGGCCTGGGTTCCGCTCCTGACGATCGTTTCCTACGCGATCATCATCCTGCTCGCGCAACTCCAGGGTCTCGACTTCCTGGGTGAGATGGTCAAGATCCTGTTCTGACGCCTGCCGTGAGATCGACGAAGGCCCGCCCACTTCACAGTGGGCGGGCCTTCGTGCGAACGGGCTCAGTCGAACCAGATGCCGAGCTCGCGGGCCGCGGACTCGGGGCTGTCGGAGCCGTGCACCAG
This window harbors:
- a CDS encoding vitamin K epoxide reductase family protein gives rise to the protein MSEQRTRPVIYAVWLIIASVVGWFAAFQLTVEKFALLENPQEALSCDLSPFIQCSTNLQSWQGSVFGFPNPIMGLTGWMAPLVVGVAILAGARFPRWFWAAFGVGITFAFGLVCWLIGQSLYDLFVLCPWCMVTWAVTIPTFFATMLHLTRNGTFTSNEKAQARADKLMAWVPLLTIVSYAIIILLAQLQGLDFLGEMVKILF